One Rosa chinensis cultivar Old Blush chromosome 5, RchiOBHm-V2, whole genome shotgun sequence genomic region harbors:
- the LOC112168037 gene encoding F-box/LRR-repeat protein At4g14103 isoform X1 — MNSRSQMGKPKKQKLDGGEEMNEGCKSLSNLPDVLIGKILGLVPTKEAIRTSILSKRWEYLWTSVPNLDFTQAMLDKRTSLVNVVERALLLRGPADIKRFSLSFPVLSDASRVHSWISATVRRNVEVLSICLYGFKEPLKEPNLLPCSLFTSSTLKELELCLPCIFKVPCTVCFSSLRSLTLTLLVFSDDCSTQKLFSGCPVLEELTLQDCNWANLKFVSICAPKLLTLSINEMDLQYPRGSDGCQIMVFSGSLKDLSYVGRFQNDYCFYNLSSLTEAYICHNSTKSLRHLIYRFYKLLTALSSVRNLTICHTFFEDVQTNAPELLDYMPLFNDLTTLILESSPVDIRSKGLLRILQNCPCLQTMIFCEGISLSSEYAKDDGILEPWPPCFLSSLQVIEVNTFYGDLEEIHALEVLLKNAKVLEKMSITCSNNFQGAQEKKRDVNKQLSDVPKGSESCEIVLG; from the exons ATGAATTCCAGGTCTCAAATGGGAAAACCCAAGAAGCAGAAGCTAGATGGGGGAGAAGAGATGAACGAAGGCTGCAAGAGTTTAAGCAACTTACCTGATGTCCTAATTGGAAAAATTCTCGGTTTAGTTCCTACTAAAGAGGCTATCAGGACAAGCATACTGTCTAAAAGATGGGAATACCTATGGACTTCAGTTCCCAATCTTGATTTTACTCAAGCAATGCTCGATAAGAGAACATCCTTGGTGAATGTTGTTGAAAGAGCACTTCTTCTTCGTGGCCCTGCTGATATAAAACGGTTCAGTCTTTCATTTCCAGTGCTGAGTGATGCATCTCGTGTTCATTCATGGATCTCTGCCACAGTCAGGCGCAATGTAGAGGTCCTTTCCATTTGTCTGTATGGCTTCAAGGAACCATTGAAGGAACCAAATTTGTTGCCTTGTTCTTTATTTACCTCTTCAACACTGAAGGAGTTAGAACTGTGTCTGCCCTGTATTTTCAAGGTTCCTTGTACTGTTTGCTTCTCAAGCCTAAGGAGCTTGACTCTTACGTTGTTGGTGTTTTCTGATGACTGCTCGACCCAGAAGCTTTTTTCTGGTTGCCCAGTCCTTGAGGAATTAACTCTACAAGATTGCAATTGGGCCAATCTCAAGTTTGTGAGTATTTGTGCTCCCAAGCTTTTGACATTGAGCATAAATGAAATGGATCTGCAATATCCACGAGGTTCAGATGGTTGCCAGATTATGGTATTTAGTGGCAGTCTCAAAGATTTATCTTATGTGGGTCGGTTCCAAAATGACTATTGCTTTTATAACTTATCATCACTAACTGAAGCTTACATTTGTCATAATTCCACTAAGAGCTTAAGACATCTTATTTACCGATTTTATAAGCTTCTTACAGCGCTCTCTAGTGTGAGGAACCTAACTATCTGTCATACTTTCTTTGAG GATGTTCAGACTAATGCACCAGAACTTCTTGACTACATGCCTTTGTTCAATGATTTAACCACTTTGATATTGGAATCATCACCGGTAGATATTCGTAGTAAAGGACTATTGAGGATACTCCAAAACTGTCCTTGCCTTCAAACTATGATTTTCTGTGAG GGGATTAGCCTGTCGTCTGAATATGCAAAAGATGATGGGATATTGGAGCCATGGCCTCCATGTTTCTTGTCAAGTCTTCAAGTGATCGAAGTCAATACATTTTACGGAGACCTGGAGGAAATTCATGCATTAGAGGTTTTGCTAAAGAATGCTAAGGTCTTGGAGAAGATGAGTATAACTTGCTCCAATAATTTTCAAGGGGCACAAGAGAAGAAAAGGGATGTTAACAAACAGTTATCAGATGTCCCCAAAGGATCAGAGAGTTGTGAAATTGTTCTTGGTTGA
- the LOC112168037 gene encoding F-box/LRR-repeat protein At4g14103 isoform X3: MGKPKKQKLDGGEEMNEGCKSLSNLPDVLIGKILGLVPTKEAIRTSILSKRWEYLWTSVPNLDFTQAMLDKRTSLVNVVERALLLRGPADIKRFSLSFPVLSDASRVHSWISATVRRNVEVLSICLYGFKEPLKEPNLLPCSLFTSSTLKELELCLPCIFKVPCTVCFSSLRSLTLTLLVFSDDCSTQKLFSGCPVLEELTLQDCNWANLKFVSICAPKLLTLSINEMDLQYPRGSDGCQIMVFSGSLKDLSYVGRFQNDYCFYNLSSLTEAYICHNSTKSLRHLIYRFYKLLTALSSVRNLTICHTFFEDVQTNAPELLDYMPLFNDLTTLILESSPVDIRSKGLLRILQNCPCLQTMIFCEGISLSSEYAKDDGILEPWPPCFLSSLQVIEVNTFYGDLEEIHALEVLLKNAKVLEKMSITCSNNFQGAQEKKRDVNKQLSDVPKGSESCEIVLG, from the exons ATGGGAAAACCCAAGAAGCAGAAGCTAGATGGGGGAGAAGAGATGAACGAAGGCTGCAAGAGTTTAAGCAACTTACCTGATGTCCTAATTGGAAAAATTCTCGGTTTAGTTCCTACTAAAGAGGCTATCAGGACAAGCATACTGTCTAAAAGATGGGAATACCTATGGACTTCAGTTCCCAATCTTGATTTTACTCAAGCAATGCTCGATAAGAGAACATCCTTGGTGAATGTTGTTGAAAGAGCACTTCTTCTTCGTGGCCCTGCTGATATAAAACGGTTCAGTCTTTCATTTCCAGTGCTGAGTGATGCATCTCGTGTTCATTCATGGATCTCTGCCACAGTCAGGCGCAATGTAGAGGTCCTTTCCATTTGTCTGTATGGCTTCAAGGAACCATTGAAGGAACCAAATTTGTTGCCTTGTTCTTTATTTACCTCTTCAACACTGAAGGAGTTAGAACTGTGTCTGCCCTGTATTTTCAAGGTTCCTTGTACTGTTTGCTTCTCAAGCCTAAGGAGCTTGACTCTTACGTTGTTGGTGTTTTCTGATGACTGCTCGACCCAGAAGCTTTTTTCTGGTTGCCCAGTCCTTGAGGAATTAACTCTACAAGATTGCAATTGGGCCAATCTCAAGTTTGTGAGTATTTGTGCTCCCAAGCTTTTGACATTGAGCATAAATGAAATGGATCTGCAATATCCACGAGGTTCAGATGGTTGCCAGATTATGGTATTTAGTGGCAGTCTCAAAGATTTATCTTATGTGGGTCGGTTCCAAAATGACTATTGCTTTTATAACTTATCATCACTAACTGAAGCTTACATTTGTCATAATTCCACTAAGAGCTTAAGACATCTTATTTACCGATTTTATAAGCTTCTTACAGCGCTCTCTAGTGTGAGGAACCTAACTATCTGTCATACTTTCTTTGAG GATGTTCAGACTAATGCACCAGAACTTCTTGACTACATGCCTTTGTTCAATGATTTAACCACTTTGATATTGGAATCATCACCGGTAGATATTCGTAGTAAAGGACTATTGAGGATACTCCAAAACTGTCCTTGCCTTCAAACTATGATTTTCTGTGAG GGGATTAGCCTGTCGTCTGAATATGCAAAAGATGATGGGATATTGGAGCCATGGCCTCCATGTTTCTTGTCAAGTCTTCAAGTGATCGAAGTCAATACATTTTACGGAGACCTGGAGGAAATTCATGCATTAGAGGTTTTGCTAAAGAATGCTAAGGTCTTGGAGAAGATGAGTATAACTTGCTCCAATAATTTTCAAGGGGCACAAGAGAAGAAAAGGGATGTTAACAAACAGTTATCAGATGTCCCCAAAGGATCAGAGAGTTGTGAAATTGTTCTTGGTTGA
- the LOC112168037 gene encoding F-box/LRR-repeat protein 25 isoform X4 — protein MNSRSQMGKPKKQKLDGGEEMNEGCKSLSNLPDVLIGKILGLVPTKEAIRTSILSKRWEYLWTSVPNLDFTQAMLDKRTSLVNVVERALLLRGPADIKRFSLSFPVLSDASRVHSWISATVRRNVEVLSICLYGFKEPLKEPNLLPCSLFTSSTLKELELCLPCIFKVPCTVCFSSLRSLTLTLLVFSDDCSTQKLFSGCPVLEELTLQDCNWANLKFVSICAPKLLTLSINEMDLQYPRGSDGCQIMVFSGSLKDLSYVGRFQNDYCFYNLSSLTEAYICHNSTKSLRHLIYRFYKLLTALSSVRNLTICHTFFEDVQTNAPELLDYMPLFNDLTTLILESSPVDIRSKGLLRILQNCPCLQTMIFCEPVV, from the exons ATGAATTCCAGGTCTCAAATGGGAAAACCCAAGAAGCAGAAGCTAGATGGGGGAGAAGAGATGAACGAAGGCTGCAAGAGTTTAAGCAACTTACCTGATGTCCTAATTGGAAAAATTCTCGGTTTAGTTCCTACTAAAGAGGCTATCAGGACAAGCATACTGTCTAAAAGATGGGAATACCTATGGACTTCAGTTCCCAATCTTGATTTTACTCAAGCAATGCTCGATAAGAGAACATCCTTGGTGAATGTTGTTGAAAGAGCACTTCTTCTTCGTGGCCCTGCTGATATAAAACGGTTCAGTCTTTCATTTCCAGTGCTGAGTGATGCATCTCGTGTTCATTCATGGATCTCTGCCACAGTCAGGCGCAATGTAGAGGTCCTTTCCATTTGTCTGTATGGCTTCAAGGAACCATTGAAGGAACCAAATTTGTTGCCTTGTTCTTTATTTACCTCTTCAACACTGAAGGAGTTAGAACTGTGTCTGCCCTGTATTTTCAAGGTTCCTTGTACTGTTTGCTTCTCAAGCCTAAGGAGCTTGACTCTTACGTTGTTGGTGTTTTCTGATGACTGCTCGACCCAGAAGCTTTTTTCTGGTTGCCCAGTCCTTGAGGAATTAACTCTACAAGATTGCAATTGGGCCAATCTCAAGTTTGTGAGTATTTGTGCTCCCAAGCTTTTGACATTGAGCATAAATGAAATGGATCTGCAATATCCACGAGGTTCAGATGGTTGCCAGATTATGGTATTTAGTGGCAGTCTCAAAGATTTATCTTATGTGGGTCGGTTCCAAAATGACTATTGCTTTTATAACTTATCATCACTAACTGAAGCTTACATTTGTCATAATTCCACTAAGAGCTTAAGACATCTTATTTACCGATTTTATAAGCTTCTTACAGCGCTCTCTAGTGTGAGGAACCTAACTATCTGTCATACTTTCTTTGAG GATGTTCAGACTAATGCACCAGAACTTCTTGACTACATGCCTTTGTTCAATGATTTAACCACTTTGATATTGGAATCATCACCGGTAGATATTCGTAGTAAAGGACTATTGAGGATACTCCAAAACTGTCCTTGCCTTCAAACTATGATTTTCTGTGAG CCTGTCGTCTGA
- the LOC121049273 gene encoding putative F-box/FBD/LRR-repeat protein At4g13965 — translation MDTNSRIVKPEKQKLDGGEEIEGGSKSFGYLPEELIKYILSLLPTEDLIKTSVLCKKWEYLWTSFSKFSFVQGSSDDNRSSFLKAVDRALILRDADIEQFSLSFTVKKGDASRVSSWTSGLVWRNVEKLSLALDGARSTFSLAPCLFTCATLRDLELYIPSKLKVPATVCFPCLRRLSLNSVVFTDDY, via the coding sequence ATGGATACCAATTCTCGGATAGTTAAACCCGAAAAACAAAAGTTGGATGGAGGAGAAGAGATTGAAGGAGGCAGCAAGAGTTTTGGCTATTTACCTGAGGAACTTATTAAATACATTCTGTCCTTGCTTCCAACAGAAGATCTTATCAAAACAAGCGTTTTGTGTAAAAAGTGGGAGTACCTATGGACATCGTTTTCCAAGTTTAGTTTTGTTCAAGGGTCGTCTGATGATAATAGatcttctttcttgaaagcTGTGGATAGAGCACTTATTCTTCGGGATGCAGATATAGAACAGTTCAGTCTTTCGTTTACAGTGAAGAAGGGTGATGCATCTCGTGTTAGTTCGTGGACTTCTGGCTTAGTCTGGCGCAACGTTGAAAAGCTTTCTCTTGCTCTTGATGGGGCTAGGTCAACATTTTCGTTGGCTCCGTGTTTATTTACTTGTGCGACACTGAGGGACTTAGAACTATATATCCCTAGTAAATTGAAAGTTCCTGCTACTGTTTGTTTCCCATGTCTAAGGAGATTGTCTCTGAACTCTGTGGTGTTTACTGATGACTATTAA
- the LOC112168037 gene encoding F-box/LRR-repeat protein At4g14103 isoform X2 — protein sequence MNSRSQMGKPKKQKLDGGEEMNEGCKSLSNLPDVLIGKILGLVPTKEAIRTSILSKRWEYLWTSVPNLDFTQAMLDKRTSLVNVVERALLLRGPADIKRFSLSFPVLSDASRVHSWISATVRRNVEVLSICLYGFKEPLKEPNLLPCSLFTSSTLKELELCLPCIFKVPCTVCFSSLRSLTLTLLVFSDDCSTQKLFSGCPVLEELTLQDCNWANLKFVSICAPKLLTLSINEMDLQYPRGSDGCQIMVFSGSLKDLSYVGRFQNDYCFYNLSSLTEAYICHNSTKSLRHLIYRFYKLLTALSSVRNLTICHTFFETNAPELLDYMPLFNDLTTLILESSPVDIRSKGLLRILQNCPCLQTMIFCEGISLSSEYAKDDGILEPWPPCFLSSLQVIEVNTFYGDLEEIHALEVLLKNAKVLEKMSITCSNNFQGAQEKKRDVNKQLSDVPKGSESCEIVLG from the exons ATGAATTCCAGGTCTCAAATGGGAAAACCCAAGAAGCAGAAGCTAGATGGGGGAGAAGAGATGAACGAAGGCTGCAAGAGTTTAAGCAACTTACCTGATGTCCTAATTGGAAAAATTCTCGGTTTAGTTCCTACTAAAGAGGCTATCAGGACAAGCATACTGTCTAAAAGATGGGAATACCTATGGACTTCAGTTCCCAATCTTGATTTTACTCAAGCAATGCTCGATAAGAGAACATCCTTGGTGAATGTTGTTGAAAGAGCACTTCTTCTTCGTGGCCCTGCTGATATAAAACGGTTCAGTCTTTCATTTCCAGTGCTGAGTGATGCATCTCGTGTTCATTCATGGATCTCTGCCACAGTCAGGCGCAATGTAGAGGTCCTTTCCATTTGTCTGTATGGCTTCAAGGAACCATTGAAGGAACCAAATTTGTTGCCTTGTTCTTTATTTACCTCTTCAACACTGAAGGAGTTAGAACTGTGTCTGCCCTGTATTTTCAAGGTTCCTTGTACTGTTTGCTTCTCAAGCCTAAGGAGCTTGACTCTTACGTTGTTGGTGTTTTCTGATGACTGCTCGACCCAGAAGCTTTTTTCTGGTTGCCCAGTCCTTGAGGAATTAACTCTACAAGATTGCAATTGGGCCAATCTCAAGTTTGTGAGTATTTGTGCTCCCAAGCTTTTGACATTGAGCATAAATGAAATGGATCTGCAATATCCACGAGGTTCAGATGGTTGCCAGATTATGGTATTTAGTGGCAGTCTCAAAGATTTATCTTATGTGGGTCGGTTCCAAAATGACTATTGCTTTTATAACTTATCATCACTAACTGAAGCTTACATTTGTCATAATTCCACTAAGAGCTTAAGACATCTTATTTACCGATTTTATAAGCTTCTTACAGCGCTCTCTAGTGTGAGGAACCTAACTATCTGTCATACTTTCTTTGAG ACTAATGCACCAGAACTTCTTGACTACATGCCTTTGTTCAATGATTTAACCACTTTGATATTGGAATCATCACCGGTAGATATTCGTAGTAAAGGACTATTGAGGATACTCCAAAACTGTCCTTGCCTTCAAACTATGATTTTCTGTGAG GGGATTAGCCTGTCGTCTGAATATGCAAAAGATGATGGGATATTGGAGCCATGGCCTCCATGTTTCTTGTCAAGTCTTCAAGTGATCGAAGTCAATACATTTTACGGAGACCTGGAGGAAATTCATGCATTAGAGGTTTTGCTAAAGAATGCTAAGGTCTTGGAGAAGATGAGTATAACTTGCTCCAATAATTTTCAAGGGGCACAAGAGAAGAAAAGGGATGTTAACAAACAGTTATCAGATGTCCCCAAAGGATCAGAGAGTTGTGAAATTGTTCTTGGTTGA
- the LOC112167677 gene encoding F-box/LRR-repeat protein At3g26922: MDASFQTGQPKKQKLSGEKEEGGSMSLSKLPDVLIEQIISFLPTKDAIRTSILSKRWEYLWTSLPELKFIQGRNETRCSFVTAVDRALILRGPADLKQFLLLFRGLEQLDDASRVNRWITAMLRRNVEELILRLSNSKELSLPRSLFTSATLTYLDIIVPCIFKVPSTVCLSSLRMLRLQCVVFSDDCSTQQLFSGCPVLEDLILGECSWGNCKFVSICAPKLLRLEIDEDIDFYPKGSDGCQIMIFGVSLTNFYYSGEFRNHYCFNNSSVDKARIFHFSDEKSRHMSYGFNKLLGGLSSVKKLAINSDSLEVIQIHATELLTQMPLLNHLTTLKLEAEEVVPCSKALLRMLGICPYLQTLIFFQEINLSSDDANNDGVLEPLPPCFLTSLKQIEVREFYGDENNLCAIKILLKNAMVLETMILTCMHNFVGGSEKKKDVNKQLSDLPKGSESCEVVLV; encoded by the exons ATGGATGCAAGTTTTCAAACGGGACAACCCAAAAAGCAGAAGTTATCTGGGGAAAAAGAGGAAGGAGGCAGCATGAGCTTAAGCAAGTTACCTGATGTGCTTATTGAACAAATTATCTCCTTCCTTCCAACAAAAGATGCTATCCGAACAAGCATTCTGTCTAAAAGATGGGAATACCTATGGACATCACTTCCTGAACTTAAGTTCATTCAAGGGAGGAATGAAACGAGATGTTCCTTTGTGACTGCTGTGGACAGAGCACTAATTCTTCGTGGCCCTGCTGATCTAAAAcagtttcttcttttgtttagaGGGTTAGAGCAGCTAGATGATGCATCTCGTGTTAATCGGTGGATCACTGCCATGCTAAGACGTAATGTTGAAGAGCTTATACTTCGCCTGTCTAACTCTAAGGAGCTTTCACTGCCTCGTTCTTTATTTACTTCTGCAACACTCACGTACTTGGACATAATTGTGCCCTGTATTTTCAAAGTTCCTTCTACTGTTTGTCTATCAAGTTTAAGGATGTTGAGACTTCAATGCGTGGTGTTTTCTGATGACTGCTCAACCCAGCAGCTGTTTTCGGGTTGTCCAGTCCTTGAGGACTTGATACTAGGAGAATGCAGCTGGGGCAATTGCAAGTTTGTGAGTATTTGTGCCCCCAAACTTTTGAGATTGGAAATTGATGAAGACATTGATTTTTATCCCAAAGGTTCAGATGGTTGCCAGATTATGATATTTGGTGTTAGTCTCACGAACTTTTATTACTCGGGTGAATTCCGAAATCATTATTGCTTCAATAACTCATCAGTAGATAAGGCTcgtatttttcatttctctgaTGAGAAGTCGAGGCATATGAGTTACGGGTTTAATAAGCTTCTTGGAGGACTATCTAGTGTGAAGAAACTAGCTATCAATTCTGATTCCCTTGAG GTGATTCAGATTCATGCAACAGAACTGCTTACCCAGATGCCCCTGTTGAATCACCTAACCACTTTGAAATTGGAAGCAGAGGAAGTAGTTCCCTGTAGCAAAGCACTATTGAGAATGCTTGGAATCTGTCCTTACCTTCAAACTCTGATATTCTTTCAG GAGATTAACCTGTCCTCAGATGATGCTAACAACGATGGGGTGTTGGAGCCGCTGCCTCCATGTTTCCTGACTAGTCTTAAACAGATTGAAGTTCGTGAATTCTATGGAGACGAGAATAATCTTTGTGCAATAAAGATTTTGCTAAAGAATGCCATGGTCTTGGAGACGATGATCTTAACTTGCATGCACAATTTTGTTGGAGGATCAGAGAAGAAAAAGGATGTTAACAAACAGCTATCAGATCTCCCAAAAGGGTCAGAAAGCTGTGAAGTTGTTCTTGTTTGA
- the LOC121053144 gene encoding uncharacterized protein LOC121053144 — MVNGVGLKYFQYKGGFLNDYYFYNSSVDKAEILIPTSRLRHVSYRLYKLLREFSSMKIFTTSSSSFKVVQTNASELLAQMPLFSNLATLIFEEKEVNIGCKGLLRMFQNCPSLQTLVCSEGITLSSDDAEDDGVLEPLPPCFLKSLKKIEVHAFLGNQEELDALKVLLKNAMVLEKLIITCSDSFQGRPEKLRDVNNQLADLPRGSSKCCEVICSLSP, encoded by the exons ATGGTAAATGGAGTCGGTCTCAAATATTTTCAGTACAAGGGCGGGTTCCTAAATGATTATTACTTTTATAACTCATCGGTAGATAAGGCTGAGATTCTTATTCCTACTTCGAGATTGAGACATGTGAGTTACCGGTTGTATAAGCTGCTTCGGGAGTTCTCTAGTATGAAAATTTTTACTACCTCTTCTTCATCCTTTAAG GTGGTTCAGACTAATGCATCAGAACTTCTCGCCCAGATGCCCTTGTTTAGTAATCTAGCCACTTTGATATTTGAAGAAAAGGAAGTAAATATTGGTTGTAAGGGACTACTGAGGATGTTCCAAAACTGTCCTTCTCTCCAAACTCTAGTATGCAGTGAG GGCATTACGCTGTCCTCCGATGATGCAGAAGATGATGGGGTGTTAGAGCCACTGCCTCCTTGTTTCTTGAAAAGTCTTAAAAAGATTGAAGTTCATGCGTTTCTTGGAAACCAGGAAGAGCTTGATGCATTAAAGGTTCTGTTAAAGAATGCAATGGTCTTGGAGAAGCTGATTATAACTTGCTCCGATTCTTTTCAAGGCAGACCGGAGAAGTTGAGGGATGTTAACAATCAGTTAGCAGATTTACCTAGAGGCTCATCCAAATGCTGTGAAGTTATTTGTTCGTTGAGCCCTTGA